The nucleotide sequence AGAGCACTCACTCACGCCTGCCTCCCTTCTTTTCCACGAAATGTGATTTGTTATGAACAGCTAACTAGAGGAAAAGACACCCATGTAACCAGTTCACTTCTCTGTGTTCGCTTTTAGTTTGCTGAGGGACTTGCCATATCCTCGGCATAAAGCACCACAAGGAGGAAGGACAACACTGCCCATGGGGTGACAACTGAGAACGGACTTCCCTCCCGCAAGCAGTGCCAGGAAGCCCTATGTAAGTGGCTTTTACAAACAGATGATAAAGAAAAGAGGAGGTATGGGAACAGGAGTCCAGGGGAAACAGACCCAAAGACAGAAGGGCTGTTTACCTTCCCATAGATCCACTGTTTGAAAAATGTCTGTGGTCCTGACACCATAGACCTCGGCCGCTTTCAGGAACTGGGAGATTTGCTCCATCTGCTTAAAAGCCATCTTTGACTCTGAGATCTTGGGGATGGGTTCTTGTCCTGGTGGATATAAACTGTTTATCAGCTTGCACAGGACCTGAAGGGAACGCGGGGACAGAGAATCAGTGTTTGCCTTTGCAATAAATGTCACAAGTCAGAAGTGAATggtgcatctacacacacacacacacacacacacacacacagagagagagagagagagagagagagagagagagagagagagagagagagagagagaggcgcacGCTCCCACATTAAACACGGAAGAAAACCCCAGGGAGCCCAGGCTACAGCTGACCACAGTCCTGCAACCGGAATCTGATTCTCTCATTGGAAATGATGCTAAGGGATGAGGACATGATCTCAGACTCTTAATGGAGGATGCATTGGAGGCtggtggggaagtgggaggattgTGATCTGCTTTCTGGGATCTGCCCTCTTCACTAACTCATCCTATATGAGTTTATGACGTGTGAAAGAACTGAGTTGGGTCTTCTCACGGACTCTGAGAAGACGAAGCCAAGCAAGCCTTGGTCTACCCAACACATGGGTGGGATCGCAGTTATGTAACAGTAAATCACAAGCTGCCAGAAAAGACTGGCTTGCTCGACTGAGCTGAGCTGTCCTCCTGGAACCCAAACACACAGCATCTAGACAGAAAGGAACACCACTATCAAAAAAGGATTCTTTTTCCGCTCCAAAGCCCCTGAGCCTCTCCAAGGGGCTCAGCATCCCCGGAGGATAAGAAGTTGATTAGCCTTACTCTTTCCTTTGTTTCACCATGTAACCAGCTGGTTCCCCTGGGGGTAAGAAAAGCCCCAGAAAGGCTGATGCACCAAGAAGGCAAAGGAGATCAAACGGCTGCACTTAGCTCTATTCTCCGTGGAAATATCTGAAGGGCTTCAATTTTGCTTACAGTTTAGCAGGAAGCTTGATGCTCAGATGGGTGGAGAATCTTCTAAACTAGCTAGGAAATTGTACAGGGAGCCCTCATCTCACAGCCCGAGAGAAATAAAGGCATCCCCGGTCCTCCCGGTGAGATCCAGATCTTGGCAACAGAGGATTCCCCCAGGCCCTCACTTATAAAGAAAGGGCCCCAGGAGGGCTTCTTTCCACCGCTCCAGCAACCAATATCCCTGCCCGGCTTACCGTCCCGTCCATCAACCATTTCTGAAAATGGGCCCTGCCCGGGGGCGGGTGCTCTATATCCTCAGCACACTGCAGGATGATCCAGTCCACCAGCTTGTTCTCCAGGTCCGCATCATACTTCTGTTCGATCTTCTCCTGCACCTCTCGGCTTAAGCCATAGCTCGGGCCCCTATTAGCCAtctctggaagagaagagaggacacGCGCGGCATCCACACAATAGCAGCCACAGCAGCCCCCGGGTTTCCTGAGAACCCGGCTGGGATGTGGCAGGAGGCCGAGCCCAGCAGCCGCAAAGCGGACAGAAAGCCGGGCGTGGTTTAAATCAAGGAGCCAATGAAGCCAATGGGGTTTCACCtacaaatgggaaagaaaaacGCAGCCACGCGCCATGGACTCTAGAATAAAGCCCCGGTCGACCCAGGGGGGCTGAAACCCCCCTTTCAGTCCTGCCTGTCAGGCAGACTGGATGATGTACAGGGACTCACTCGCGAGCCTGAACCCCCAGGCAGTCGGGGGCTGGGTTGAGGGTGGGCGATGGTTGCTTGCTCCCCCTCTCAGCAGCACTTTGCGTGAGATTCCCAGGGCAGGTAATTaacaggcaggagaaaggatgccTCGACAATCGCCCGCTGATGGTGTGTGGAGTCTGGAAGCAAGGCGCTCTGATTTGATTTTCTCACGGCTGAGGCGGGTTAAATCAGGGCTGTTGCTAAGAGCCCTCCAAAGACAGCCCTCTCCTAGTCAGGCAAACCCGCCTGCCTCCCGCTGGGAGCCTCTTTCTCTGCACCACaatcctttcccctcctctgggGATCCCAGCATTGTATCCAAGGCCCCACACAGCTGCCTGAGGGGACCTGGGTCTCTGGTAGGGTCCATTCTGCTAAGTGCCCATCTGCCAGGAATAGTCAGACCATTTTAACCTTCTACTGAAGTGACAGTTGTTACCGgacaggatggggtgggggtggggaacactGGAAGCTGCAATCATTTACTTTAGCTGTCAACCCAGTTTCATCCAGAAACTTCCAACCCGAGGGAAACCTCTGTGGCTTGGTTTGGCTCTGTTcaagaaataaaccttttaaatgtTACTTTAAACTGAAAATATATACGGCAAATATTGTGAGTCAACACAAGTCAGTGAGTGTTCTAAACGTTCTGGAAAATCTCAGTCTTTGTCTATTTTAGATAAGGATGTCGAAGGTGCCAGGGACACGCATTTAAGAGTCACTTAACACTGGGGGAGGCAGACAAAACATGAGGAAAAATCATTTGGTTCAAGCTGGCCTGAACATGTCTTAAGAGCGAAAGAGCTTAGCAGTTTGCTCACAAGTATAAGATGTTCGAGGGTAAAGATGACTTCTCACTTTAGCTGTTTTGTGTACGTCCCTGGGTACTTTGCTTGGTTTATACCTTcacttaacaaatatttatcaagtgTTTAAGTCGTGCCAAAGATTGGAcctgaaacaaaataattatgGTTTCACAATGTGCCAATAAATTGGCTCAAGACCATAGATTAAGCAGTTCTAATGAGGAGATGGTCATTGTCCCTGTGTTGATTGGTTAGAGCCAAACACGAAGTTACTCTCAGACAACACATGTACCCAGAAACATCTTCTGCTAGTTGAGGCCTGTACTAATGAAAACATCCCTGTACTAATGAAAACATCCCTGCTTAGCAGATAAGTGACCGGTTTGCTTGAGGCACTTCCTGGTGAGTAGCTGAGAGCCTGGAGAGAAAGAACTGGGAGGTGAGAAACAGACCAGCTTTTAGAACATTAGTTTAAGGAGAAAAAGCAAGCTAAGGGATGCAGGCTTTGATGCTTCCTAAAAGCTCAATTGAAGAAGTCCCAAAGACACAGAGCTAGCTGTCTTAGAGATTTGGAGcttgggaggagaaagaaatgcaTGCTGCAAGAAGATCATCTGCAGAACCCTGG is from Microtus pennsylvanicus isolate mMicPen1 chromosome 1, mMicPen1.hap1, whole genome shotgun sequence and encodes:
- the Tagln3 gene encoding transgelin-3: MANRGPSYGLSREVQEKIEQKYDADLENKLVDWIILQCAEDIEHPPPGRAHFQKWLMDGTVLCKLINSLYPPGQEPIPKISESKMAFKQMEQISQFLKAAEVYGVRTTDIFQTVDLWEGKDMAAVQRTLMALGSVAVTKDDGCYRGEPSWFHRKAQQNRRGFSEEQLRQGQNVIGLQMGSNKGASQAGMTGYGTPRQIM